The Candidatus Poribacteria bacterium sequence GCACAGACTGAAAGACTCGGTGAACTCCAAGCGTATGTTCATAATCTCTTAGCTCGTGTCCATGCCCAACACGAACAACTCCACGACGATTTCAAGCAGAACGCCCAGGAAACCTTTGACGCTTTCCGGGACTCCGTCAAGCGACATTTAGAGCAACTCTTCGGTTCTGTTCCTGTCCAGATTGAAGGGCTCAGTTAATCGGACCATGGCATCTATTGAGATAGAAAACCTTGGTTTTATCTATCCAAGTCGTGATACGCCGACACTGCAAGATATTACGACCCACGTCCCTTCTGGAGCATTTGTGCTACTGACGGGTCCAACAGGGTGCGGTAAGTCTACGTTATTGCGGACATTGAACGGTTTGATCCCACATGCCTCGGCAGGAACGCTCACAGGGTCGGTTCGTCTTGACGGTAAAGCCATCGCCGCACAACCGATCGCTACCACATGCCAACAAGTCGCCCTCCTCTTCCAAAACCCCGACGATCAACTCTTTTGCACACTGGTCGAAGATGAAATCGCTTTTGGGCTCGAAAATCTCGGTTTTCCCGCCGAAGAAATTAAAAGGCGGATTGCTGTCGCCTTAGAGCAGGTGGGACTGCCCGATTTCGCGTCGCGGGAGATCGCATCGCTTTCCGGTGGTCAGAAACAGCGTGTTGCGCTTGCTGCTGTCTGTGCGATGCAACCGCACGTCTTGCTCTTAGACGAGCCGACGAGTCACCTTGATCCCAAGGGGACGCGGGACATTCTTGATATTGTTGCGCGACTCAATCGAGAGATGGGCATAACGGTTATCTTGGCAACCCATCGAACGAAAGAGGTTGCCCCGCTGTGTGACCGTGTATGGCTGATGGATGAAGGACGACTCTGCTTGGATTTACCGAAAGCGGAGGCGTTTCAGAACCTTACCCTATATCAGCGTTTAGGTGTGCAGCTGCCAGAGACCGATGACCTGCCAGTAGAAACACCTCTTAAACGCAATAGCACAGCCTCACAAGCCTCTCTCCTTAGCATCCAAGAACTCCAGTTCCGTTATCCGAACATGAATGAGGATGCAGTGCGTTCGATTTCTTGTGAGGTGTCTCGTGGAGAAGTCGTCGCTATTATGGGTGCGAACGGTTCTGGTAAAACAACCTTGATTCATCTCATTGCTGGCTTGCTACGTTCATCAGCAGGCGAGGTGATTACTGATGGAAAGTCGTCCAGTCGCCTGAAGCTCCATCAGTTGGCAGGTAAAGTCGGTATCGTTTTTCAGAATCCCGATTTGCTGTTGCAGGCGGAAACTGTTCGCGATGAGGTGGCATTCGGTCCAAAAAATTTTAAATTCTCTACACAGATTCTTGAAGAGCGAGTCAACACGACACTCACCCAGTTTGACTTGGATAATTTTGCCGTAGAGGCACCCTATTCGTTATCGCGTGGGCAGCGTCAGCGGGTTGCTGTTGCTGCTACTTTCTCATTACACCCTGACCTGTTCCTCCTCGATGAACCCACCACGGGACAGGATGCGCAGCATCTCCATCAGTTGATGGACGAGCTTTGCGATGAAATCCAGCGGGAGGATAAAACCCTCATTTTCGCAACGCACGACACAGAACTCACCTTGAAATACGCACACCGCGTTCTCCTATTACAGGATGGCGAATTGATTTTTGATGGCGCACCCTATACTGCTTTCGCTAATTCTGAACTTCTACAGCAAGCATCGCTATAATTGGTTTTTTCTTACTCATAAGTTTTCAACTGCGATGAAAGTTTTCATTCTAACTGCGTTGATAGGTTCTGTTTATTGTCATTTAGCGTAAACACGATCTATTGCAGAAACGTTGTAATAGATTAGGTGTTCTTGGGTCGGATATCCTGATCGAAGGACAACTACTTTGAATTGTGGTAGGTGAATCGACTCAAAAGGTAGAGACATTTTACATGCGTACCGATTGACGATGTATTATTAATTGTAGAATCCACCGTAAAAGGAGTATGAGAATGCAAGTAAATAAAAAGTGGATTTGCGTGGTTTTCTTATCCCTGTTACTCCCTGTTACCGCGTATGCTCAAACGGGCTTATACAAATTGCCACAGGGAAGAATGGCTGTCGGATTTGGTTTTACCGGAGTTGATCTCAGTAGAAGTCAAGATGCCATTGGGATAAGAGGGAGTCTTAGTTATGGTATTAGTAGCCGGACAAGGATTGCTCTCGTAGCGAATATGGGCATTATTGATGAAGACCGGTACTATGGTTCAGAATTTGATGTTCCGCCGCCCGTCGCAATAGGTGTTAGACCGGTGCATGTTGGTTCCTTAGGACAGACAGGCTTAGATTATTTTTTAACGGGTGTTTTTTACAGAGGATTTTCCAGTGGGATTTCTCGGAGGCTTGACGATCCTACAAATGAAAGACTTCTCAGTGTCCGAACTAATGGGTTTACCGGTGGAGGTGGTATTTCAAAACGCTCAGAGATTAACTTTGGTCGGGTACTAAACCCGTTTTCGCGTGCTGTCTCAATTCTGCCAACTCACTTAGCGACTAACCTTAGTTGGGTACTAAACTCCTTCTGTGGTGTATCTTATTCACGGTCTTGGACACGTGTATGGACTAAAGGGGCGCGTGAAGAAACGGAACCTAATTGGATATATTCTGGTTTTGGGGCTACAGTAGGATTGGAGGTTGAATTGTCACCGGCGATAAGTGTGATAGGGGCTTTTCGAGTCTCTTTTGAAGATTTCGATAGCGGTGTTAGCCTCGAGTTAAATTTTCATTGAAGGTATCCAGAGAGTTCCAACTGTAAGTACTTTCTGCCGGCTAGCGAGGTGTCCTAACCTCGCGAAATAGGTTAAAGAAGAAGAGGAATAAAGATGCGGATAAAAGAAAGATGGATTTCCATAGTCTTCTTATTCGTTCTGTGTCCTGTTACGGCGTATTCTCAGACAGATTTATACGGGTTATTGAGAGGAGAGATGGCTATTGCTGTTAGTTTCGGTAGAAGTCAGAATTCGAGCGGGATGAGAGGAAGTGTTGGCTACGGTATTAGTGATCGAACAAAGGTTGGTCTCACAGGGGGTCTCAGTTTTGCTAATGAAGACTTGTATGATAGTTCAGGAATTCATCTTCCGCCAGCCCTCGGAAGTGGGGTGGAGGTAATCCATATTAGGCCTTTAGGACAAATAGGCTTAGATTATTTTTTGTCCGGAGGCGTTCACACTACATTTTCTCGGACGCTTGATGCTTCTACAAATAAGATACTTGCAAGTGCGCGTAGTGTTGGATTTTCCGGTGGAGGTGGGCTGCTAAAACGCTTAGAGACGGACTTTGGGTGGAGCCTAAACCCTTTCTGTGGTATAGTTTTTTCAGAGGCGGGGGCAAACTTGGACACTAAGGATGGAAGTGTAGAAGTGAGGGGCGATCCGACCTTTTTTAACTTCACAGGAGGTGTAGGATTGGAGATTGAAATTGCACCGATGATAAGCATTGTTGGGGGTTTCCAGATCTCTCTTAAGGATTTCCACAGAGATTTTAGCATCGGGTTGAAATTTCAATAAGTAATTCTAAGGTTTGATATAGTAGGTTCAGTTCGCTGTCATATAGTGTAAACATAGTCTATCGCAGAAGCGTTATAACAGATTACTTGTTCTTGGGTTTGAGACTATTTGTAGGGAGAACTGCTTTCTAAAAGGAGGATGAAAGTGCATTTAAAAAAGAGATGGATTTACATAGTTTTCTTATTCGTTTTGTTCCCTGTTACCGCGTATTCTCGAACGGGTTTATACGAATTACCGGCAGGCGAGATGGCTGTTGGG is a genomic window containing:
- a CDS encoding energy-coupling factor transporter ATPase, with product MASIEIENLGFIYPSRDTPTLQDITTHVPSGAFVLLTGPTGCGKSTLLRTLNGLIPHASAGTLTGSVRLDGKAIAAQPIATTCQQVALLFQNPDDQLFCTLVEDEIAFGLENLGFPAEEIKRRIAVALEQVGLPDFASREIASLSGGQKQRVALAAVCAMQPHVLLLDEPTSHLDPKGTRDILDIVARLNREMGITVILATHRTKEVAPLCDRVWLMDEGRLCLDLPKAEAFQNLTLYQRLGVQLPETDDLPVETPLKRNSTASQASLLSIQELQFRYPNMNEDAVRSISCEVSRGEVVAIMGANGSGKTTLIHLIAGLLRSSAGEVITDGKSSSRLKLHQLAGKVGIVFQNPDLLLQAETVRDEVAFGPKNFKFSTQILEERVNTTLTQFDLDNFAVEAPYSLSRGQRQRVAVAATFSLHPDLFLLDEPTTGQDAQHLHQLMDELCDEIQREDKTLIFATHDTELTLKYAHRVLLLQDGELIFDGAPYTAFANSELLQQASL
- a CDS encoding outer membrane beta-barrel protein; amino-acid sequence: MRIKERWISIVFLFVLCPVTAYSQTDLYGLLRGEMAIAVSFGRSQNSSGMRGSVGYGISDRTKVGLTGGLSFANEDLYDSSGIHLPPALGSGVEVIHIRPLGQIGLDYFLSGGVHTTFSRTLDASTNKILASARSVGFSGGGGLLKRLETDFGWSLNPFCGIVFSEAGANLDTKDGSVEVRGDPTFFNFTGGVGLEIEIAPMISIVGGFQISLKDFHRDFSIGLKFQ